The following are encoded together in the Planctobacterium marinum genome:
- a CDS encoding GGDEF domain-containing response regulator yields the protein MTADIRKPTVLIVDDDFINKEILAHGLQNDYRILQASSGIEALELAEAEVPDTVLLDIVMPDMDGYEVCRKLKTSRRTQKVPVIFSTSKCSDEDEVLGLTMGASDYITKPFNMALVRARVRNQVLLKQKTDLLEQLASVDGLTEVPNRRSFDEMFEQEWRRAMRSEYPVALAMIDIDCFKQFNDNYGHTAGDDCLAAVARVLSGVANRAGDFVARYGGEEFAFILPNCEIGPAENMAEKAREAVEALQIKHGFSVAGEVVTISIGVSSMVPEQDQSRKELIDSADERLYLAKQSGRNMVFAG from the coding sequence GTGACAGCAGATATACGCAAACCCACGGTTTTAATTGTGGATGACGATTTCATTAATAAGGAAATATTAGCGCACGGCTTGCAGAATGATTATCGCATTTTGCAGGCCAGCTCTGGTATCGAAGCGTTGGAATTGGCGGAAGCTGAAGTGCCTGATACCGTGCTTCTGGATATTGTAATGCCAGACATGGATGGTTATGAAGTCTGTCGTAAATTAAAAACCTCACGCCGTACTCAAAAAGTGCCGGTGATATTCTCTACCAGTAAATGCAGTGACGAAGATGAAGTCTTGGGCCTTACCATGGGCGCTTCAGACTACATTACCAAACCTTTTAATATGGCACTGGTGCGGGCTCGGGTTCGAAATCAAGTTTTGCTGAAGCAAAAAACTGATTTGCTAGAGCAATTAGCCAGCGTCGATGGTCTAACTGAAGTCCCAAATCGCCGTTCTTTCGACGAGATGTTCGAACAGGAGTGGCGGCGTGCGATGCGCAGTGAATATCCGGTGGCTCTTGCCATGATAGACATCGATTGTTTTAAACAGTTCAATGACAATTATGGACATACAGCCGGGGATGATTGTCTTGCAGCGGTGGCCAGGGTGCTTTCTGGTGTTGCCAACCGAGCAGGAGATTTTGTCGCTCGTTACGGTGGTGAAGAGTTTGCTTTTATCTTGCCCAATTGTGAGATTGGCCCCGCTGAAAACATGGCAGAAAAAGCTCGCGAAGCAGTAGAGGCATTGCAAATCAAGCACGGATTTTCAGTTGCTGGTGAAGTTGTTACAATCAGTATTGGAGTATCTAGTATGGTACCCGAACAAGATCAGTCCAGAAAAGAACTGATAGATAGCGCTGATGAGAGACTTTACCTGGCAAAACAATCGGGACGTAACATGGTATTCGCCGGATAA
- a CDS encoding PhoH family protein has protein sequence MPEKTTSASKLYVLDTNILLHEPLAFLSFKEHDVVIPMTVLEELDYIKDSKKDVARDARVSIRAMEDILHEATPEDMTKGVSLVGLTAGDAAPTGKMSIFADHQLPTGEERFTSKENDNRIINAALFLQKDMPDRVVVLVTKDINMRLKAKGAGLAKVEDYRTDQLVSDIKYLSRGYHRFEGDFWDNVTSVESRTEGRDTIHTISQEVLPEAYVNEFLLDDTDHFAGIVESVNGETMDVLDMGYERLMGKNAWGISPKNIGQAMAMHALLDPHIDLVILTGPAGSGKTLLALAAALEMVVEKNMYDKIIVTRSTPEIAESIGFLPGTEEEKMTPWLAAITDSLEVLHKNDENTKGSMNYIMEKANIQFKSVNFMRGRSIQNAIVILDESQNLTASQLKTIITRCGEGTKLICGGNLAQIDSNYLTPVTSGLTYLVEKFKNFSGSATVNLDGVVRSRLAEFAEEHL, from the coding sequence ATGCCTGAAAAAACAACCTCTGCCTCCAAACTCTACGTTTTAGATACGAATATCCTGTTGCACGAACCCCTTGCTTTCCTCTCTTTTAAAGAACACGACGTGGTCATTCCAATGACAGTGTTAGAAGAGTTGGATTACATAAAAGACAGCAAAAAAGATGTGGCCCGAGATGCGCGGGTGAGTATTCGTGCGATGGAAGACATATTGCACGAAGCTACACCAGAAGACATGACTAAGGGCGTTTCTTTGGTCGGTTTGACTGCGGGGGACGCTGCACCAACTGGGAAAATGTCGATTTTTGCCGACCATCAATTACCCACTGGCGAAGAACGCTTTACCAGCAAAGAAAACGACAATCGTATTATCAATGCGGCGCTGTTTTTGCAAAAAGACATGCCTGATCGCGTCGTAGTATTGGTCACCAAAGACATCAATATGCGCTTAAAAGCGAAAGGTGCAGGTCTTGCTAAAGTAGAAGACTATCGCACCGATCAGTTAGTTAGCGATATCAAGTATCTCAGTCGAGGTTATCATCGCTTTGAAGGGGACTTTTGGGATAATGTGACCTCAGTGGAAAGTCGCACCGAAGGACGCGACACCATACACACTATCAGCCAAGAGGTACTACCAGAAGCCTATGTGAATGAGTTTTTGTTGGATGATACCGACCATTTTGCCGGGATTGTGGAATCGGTAAATGGTGAGACCATGGACGTGTTGGACATGGGCTATGAGCGCTTGATGGGCAAAAACGCCTGGGGCATCTCACCAAAAAATATTGGTCAGGCAATGGCCATGCACGCCTTGTTAGATCCTCATATTGATTTAGTGATATTAACCGGGCCGGCAGGCTCAGGTAAAACACTACTGGCACTGGCGGCGGCGCTAGAAATGGTGGTGGAAAAGAACATGTATGACAAGATCATCGTGACGCGAAGTACCCCGGAAATCGCTGAATCAATTGGTTTCTTACCCGGTACTGAAGAAGAAAAGATGACGCCATGGCTGGCGGCTATTACTGATAGTTTGGAAGTCTTGCACAAAAACGATGAAAACACCAAAGGCTCCATGAACTACATCATGGAAAAAGCCAATATCCAATTTAAATCGGTGAACTTTATGCGAGGACGCAGTATTCAAAATGCCATTGTAATACTGGATGAGTCGCAAAATTTAACGGCATCACAGTTGAAAACCATTATTACCCGATGTGGTGAGGGTACCAAACTGATTTGCGGTGGTAATCTTGCCCAGATTGATAGTAATTATCTTACCCCGGTAACATCTGGTTTAACATATCTGGTGGAAAAATTTAAAAATTTCTCAGGCAGTGCTACAGTGAATTTAGATGGCGTGGTGCGCAGTCGACTTGCTGAGTTTGCTGAAGAGCACCTTTAA
- the rapA gene encoding RNA polymerase-associated protein RapA, producing MAIQDLPALGQRWLSNAEVELGLGTVVAMDERTISLLFPASGESRNYARKNAPITRVRFAEGDTATHHEGWQFKINQVIEANETLEYVATRQDTGEAVKVKETFLSHDYVLTEPQDRLFNGHYDGPRWFDMRKQSIVHRHNHLTSPLLGFLGARVSLIPHQLHIAKEVGQRMAPRVLLADEVGLGKTIEAAMIIHQQLLTERAHRVLIVVPDSLVNQWLVEMLRKFNLSFAIFDEERCESLAEEEGNPFDSEQLVLCSLNFLTHNTRYFQQASESQWDLLIVDEAHHLKWSPGNPSQEYQVIDELASKTKGVLLLTATPDQLGHESHFARLRLLDANRFHDYSAFLKEEQEYAQLAETVSALLGSAMLTETHYSQLKEKLSDLNHDLAELNSNHSLREQLVTDLLDRHGTGRVLFRNSRKTISGFPGRYLNAARLDEPVEYAENSDIPKINAHLTPEIYYAGTDLWTDIDTRVNWFLDTLQSLKGEKVLTICANAITALDLAETLRVKTGMRATVFHEGMSIVERDKAANYFAQSEDGAQVLITSEIGSEGRNFQFAHHLVLFDLPLNPDLLEQRIGRLDRIGQKHDIQIHVPVFSSSGQDVLLRWFDEGLDAFSHTCPIGATVYDEQSEQLESCLFEPEQSEQLEQLLGQTKQIRQELLAKLEQGRDKLLELNSSGIGKIEAFVEQLEDSDQSPTLERFMTQLFDTLGILQEEKDDHCYLLTPTESMVSHLPGLQDEGMTITYERDTATHLEHVHFISWDHPLVHNAIDMLLADVHGKSSMAFTANKALPAGYYWLECLYVLSAKGDKRLQLNQYFPDTPISFSVSAKAQEEDTFFPLLDKVPRKIGSQLINALTAQFQKTLAMAEKIGSEKAKAVKQDKVSQIERKLSADIARLKALQAVNPSVREEEIQILTQQLEGLLKAANNAQLRLEAVRVVVNNP from the coding sequence ATGGCAATTCAAGATCTTCCCGCATTAGGTCAACGTTGGTTAAGCAACGCAGAAGTAGAACTGGGTCTGGGCACCGTAGTGGCAATGGACGAGAGAACTATCTCATTACTCTTTCCGGCATCTGGTGAAAGTCGCAATTACGCGCGCAAGAATGCCCCGATAACTCGAGTCAGATTTGCCGAAGGTGATACCGCCACTCATCATGAGGGTTGGCAGTTTAAAATCAATCAAGTTATTGAAGCTAATGAGACACTTGAATACGTTGCCACCCGTCAGGACACCGGCGAAGCTGTGAAGGTAAAAGAAACCTTTTTATCCCATGATTATGTTTTAACCGAACCACAAGATCGTTTGTTTAATGGTCACTATGACGGCCCCAGATGGTTTGATATGCGCAAGCAATCCATTGTGCATCGCCACAACCATTTAACCTCTCCGCTTTTGGGCTTCCTCGGTGCACGCGTATCTTTGATCCCTCATCAGTTACACATTGCCAAAGAGGTGGGGCAACGCATGGCCCCTCGCGTATTGTTGGCCGATGAAGTAGGCTTAGGTAAAACCATCGAAGCCGCCATGATAATTCATCAGCAATTGCTCACTGAACGAGCCCACAGAGTGTTGATTGTGGTACCAGATTCACTGGTGAATCAATGGCTTGTAGAAATGCTGCGCAAGTTCAATTTGAGTTTTGCCATTTTCGACGAGGAGCGCTGTGAGTCTCTCGCTGAGGAGGAGGGAAATCCCTTCGACAGTGAACAGCTTGTTTTATGCAGCTTAAATTTCCTGACCCACAATACCCGTTACTTTCAGCAAGCATCAGAATCTCAGTGGGACCTGTTAATCGTGGATGAGGCTCACCACCTGAAATGGTCCCCCGGAAATCCTTCGCAGGAATACCAAGTTATTGATGAGTTGGCCAGCAAAACCAAGGGAGTATTATTACTTACCGCCACACCAGATCAGTTAGGCCACGAAAGTCATTTTGCGCGTTTGAGATTGTTGGATGCCAATCGCTTTCACGATTACAGCGCCTTCTTAAAAGAAGAGCAAGAATACGCGCAATTGGCAGAGACAGTAAGTGCATTGCTGGGTTCGGCCATGCTAACTGAAACACACTACAGTCAGTTAAAAGAGAAATTGTCTGACCTGAATCATGACCTTGCCGAACTCAACAGCAATCACAGTTTGCGTGAGCAGTTGGTTACCGATTTATTAGATCGCCATGGCACTGGCCGAGTACTTTTCAGAAACTCCCGAAAAACTATCAGTGGTTTCCCCGGACGTTATCTCAACGCAGCGCGTTTGGATGAGCCAGTTGAATATGCTGAGAACAGTGATATCCCCAAAATTAATGCTCACCTGACGCCGGAGATTTATTACGCCGGAACTGACCTCTGGACAGATATCGACACCAGAGTAAATTGGTTCCTCGATACTCTGCAAAGCTTGAAGGGTGAAAAAGTACTGACCATATGTGCCAACGCCATCACGGCATTGGATCTAGCTGAAACCCTGCGGGTTAAAACTGGCATGCGCGCCACCGTATTTCACGAAGGCATGAGCATAGTAGAGCGTGATAAAGCCGCCAATTACTTTGCCCAAAGTGAAGACGGCGCGCAGGTGTTGATCACCAGTGAAATAGGCAGTGAAGGACGTAACTTCCAGTTCGCTCATCACCTGGTATTGTTTGACTTACCCCTCAACCCGGACTTGCTGGAACAGCGTATCGGTCGCCTCGACCGTATCGGTCAAAAACACGATATTCAGATCCATGTGCCGGTATTTAGCAGTTCCGGACAGGATGTGTTGCTGCGCTGGTTTGATGAGGGGCTTGATGCCTTCAGCCACACTTGTCCAATCGGCGCTACCGTTTACGATGAGCAAAGTGAGCAATTAGAAAGCTGCTTGTTTGAACCTGAGCAAAGTGAGCAATTGGAGCAGCTGTTAGGCCAAACTAAACAAATTCGCCAAGAGTTGTTGGCAAAGTTGGAACAAGGGCGTGACAAACTGTTGGAGCTCAACTCCTCGGGTATTGGCAAAATTGAAGCTTTTGTAGAGCAGTTAGAAGACTCGGATCAATCCCCTACCCTTGAACGCTTCATGACTCAGCTGTTTGATACCTTGGGTATTTTACAGGAAGAAAAAGACGATCATTGTTACCTGTTGACACCGACGGAGTCTATGGTGAGCCACTTGCCGGGTTTGCAGGATGAAGGCATGACCATTACCTATGAGCGCGACACCGCAACACATCTGGAACACGTGCACTTTATCAGTTGGGATCACCCATTAGTGCACAACGCAATTGACATGTTATTGGCAGATGTACACGGCAAGTCTTCTATGGCGTTTACCGCCAATAAAGCCTTACCAGCCGGATATTATTGGCTGGAATGCCTTTATGTTTTATCGGCAAAAGGTGATAAACGTCTGCAGTTGAATCAGTACTTCCCTGACACCCCCATCAGTTTTTCCGTGAGCGCTAAAGCCCAGGAAGAAGACACCTTCTTCCCGCTACTGGATAAAGTGCCACGTAAGATTGGAAGCCAGCTGATCAATGCTCTAACAGCCCAGTTCCAGAAAACCCTGGCAATGGCGGAAAAAATTGGTAGCGAAAAAGCAAAAGCAGTTAAACAAGACAAAGTCAGTCAGATTGAGCGAAAGCTCAGCGCAGACATTGCTCGTCTGAAAGCCTTACAAGCGGTTAATCCCTCGGTGCGAGAGGAAGAAATTCAGATACTGACGCAACAGCTAGAAGGATTGCTAAAGGCTGCAAACAATGCCCAGTTGCGCTTGGAAGCAGTTCGCGTTGTGGTTAACAATCCCTAA